CTCAAACGAACGAAACTCCAGGTTCCAGAACCTGAATCAAGAGCGGGGATTCTACTTTGGTTCTCACTTTCTGCCAAGAGAAGTTTCGATTGCAACGAGAGAAACCATTTCACATAAATACATTGTAATTAAAGACTTACAAACCATAACTTGTAACCGCCATTTAAATTGATTTCCGTGAACCTCGTTTGTACCACATGTTTCTTTATCTCAAGAAGCCTTTAATATAAGTGTTTTTCATAGTTCTGTTGATTATTTTGCAGACAAAAGTGGGTATCTGAGTCAGTTATCTTGAATTTCTAAGGCGAGCGTGCGATAAAGTGCGAATAAATAGTAAGTTATAGATCGCTGAGGCCAAAAGACTCAGAGTTCAAATTCGGGACGTGGCGCAGCCTGGTAGCGCGCTACACTGGGGGTGTAGAGGTCGCAGGTTCAAATCCTGTCGTCCCGACTTATTTTTTCTATCGCGCCAATTTCTTATGTTGGCTTAATGTCGCTTTCTAACGGTAGGAACAGTAAAATTGTGAGCCTGTACGGCCATAACACAATTACCTTCCGAGGAAACTTCGAGGCTCTCAGCAGTGATTCATCCCTTCCTCCAAGGTTTTTTCGAAAACCCAAAGCAAGTTGCATCGCTTGTACCGAGTTCAAGTTATTTACAGAACAAGCTGAGTTCACTTCCCTGTTTTCAGACAGCTCAATTTGTTGTCGAACTGGGACCAGGAACGGGTGGAACAACGGCAGCACTACTCAGAGCAATTCCGCGATCCTCTTGCCTGCTCTGTGTGGAAATCGTCTCAGATTTTGTTGATCAACTTCGACAAATCTCTGATAAGCGGCTATATGTAGAAGAAGGATCTGCTTTTGATCTTGAAATATTACTGAAACATTATGATTTTCCACCTCCCGATGTGATTGTATCAGGCGTTCCCTTTTCCAATATGACGTCTGCAGAAGGCCGAAAATTGATTGAGAGCATACACTCTGTTTTGGCTCCCGGCGGTACTTTCGTAACTTATCAGTTTCGAAATCGAGTATGTGAACTGGCAGAAAATTACTTTGGTTCACCCCAAAGTAAGTCTTTTGTCCTCTGGAACATTCCCCCACTGGGAATCTATCAGTGGAAAAAAACGCCAGCCATACCATCCAGGAAAGAAGCTTACAATAGCCAAACCACCATCTGATACTTTGTTCCATGCTTGCATATAAAACACTTATTTTACTCGAAATAAAGAGTAGGTAATTATGGACTGAATAGAAAAGAGCTGAAAGTCATTCATCAAACTCTGACGCTTTCGATTAACATGAATGATCTCACGGATTCCCTAAACCTTCTTGTTCACGTATGTATCTAATCCGTTTTTGAACATCGTCATTTTTCTAGTACCAATCCGCGATGCTCTTCGATTTCGGATCACCTTTTCTAATTACAGACTGTAAATCAAAAACACTGAAAACTTACGATTTTCTGAAATCCCCTGTCCCATTTGCTCTAATACTAGTGTACATTAAAGAATGTGTTCTAAGAGCTCTGATAAGATTATTTGGTGATATAACCTGTGGAATTGGACCGACTCAATACATTTTTTTCGACGAACCCATCGGCGAAATTACTTCGTGCGACTCACTCAGCGTACGTAATTCACTTCCTGAACCAACATTTCAAAGTAGATGGAAACCTCGCTACACCTCATTCCAAAATTCAGCAACAACTCAATCACTATCTGGAACAAATCCACGAAAGAGAACCAGAAATCCTGCGAGAGAGTGCTGACGCTTATCTGACACAATGGTCTACCGGTGAGACTCGATGGTTACGGCGTTATTTTGATTCCCAACACGCGGAATCGGTCTTTCAACTGACCCCCCACTCAGAAGATGTATTAAAGTTTCTCACGGAAATGATGGACCGTTCTCTAGGTTTTGTGGGAACTGAATCGAGGCTGACGCGAATTATCGGAACACTTTCAGATATTGTGGTTCGGGGGTCTGCTGACCGTGAACGACGTCTAGAACATCTCCGCGCTGAACGCGATCGCGTTGAGAATGAAATTCGCTCGCTTGAATCAGGAGACGTCGTTTCAACTCACAGTTCCACGGCCATTCGAGAGCGATTTGCAGATGCCATTTCTGATCTCATTTCACTACAAGGTGACTTTCGGGCTGTTGAAGAATCGTTCAAATCTATTACCCGCGATGTCCAGAAACAGCAAACGGAAGCGATGGAGACTCGGGGTCAGATTCTGGGATTTGCACTCGACGCAGAAGATCGACTCAAGGAAGAAGATCAGGGAGCCAGCTTTATAGCTTTTGTCGACCTTCTACTCTCACAATCGCAACAAGATGAACTGGAAAAAATTATCATTCAATTAGAAGAGATGGTTGAACTGGAATCACAAACAGAAGGAAAAGATCGCGTAAAACGTATGATAAGCAGCCTGTCTCTGGAAGCAGAACGTGTGTTGAACACCACACGCCGATTGAATTCTACACTGCGCAGGCTTCTGGATTCAAAAGTGAGTTCGAGTCGACTCAGGTTGGCTTCCGTGCTGCGTGAAATCCAGGCAGCAGCGGTGCGTCAGGCAGAACAACCTCCTGAATTAGGCATCAATGTTTTTACCGAACTAGATTTGTATCACGGTTTGGAACGCCCCTTCTGGCAACCCCCGGTCAAATTTGATGCGATCGAAATCACGCATGAAGAACCGGACGACAAAGCGCGATTCGACGCATTTCGAAATCTTGCCGAGATGCAACGTCTTGATTGGGATACCATGCGGTTTAATATTGCCAGTCAGGTTCAGTTTACCGAACGATTGCCTCTTTCAGATTTATTGGAAACTTGCCCGCCAGTAAATGGCGCAATAGAAATGTTGGGTTACATTCAAATTGCACATGATGAAGGTCATGAGGTAGATGAAAACTCAGTCGACGTTGTTTGTATCGATACTGAACACGGACTGCAGGAATTCGAAATTCCCCGAGTTTTCTTTCTATCAGAAACACTGCGAAGACGTTCCGGGCTGAGGAGTAGCACCATATGAGTGATATTCCGGAGTTCCGTGAACGTGGTATTGTTGCGGTCAACCTGCTACAGGGAGTGATCTACGAGGAGCAAGCTGACCTCTGGTCTCTACTACTTAGTAATGAATCAGACTTAAGCGAGTATTTCTGTGAAATTGGACTGACACTGATAATCGACCGTACAGAGGGTATCGCCTACCTGCGCCAGTTTGGCGATGAGGAACGCACGGGAGGTTACGAACGCTTACCGCGTTTATTTAAGAAAACTCCTCTTAGTTATAAACCGACCTTGTTGTGTGTTCTATTACGTGAAGAGTATCGAAAATTTGAAGAGGAAGACCTCGACAACGAACGCTGTGTTATCGACGTCGACTCTTTGTTTGAACTTTGGAAATCCTGCTTTCCAGCAAATTCAGATGAAGTGATTTTACGCAAACAACTCATCACAGCGTTAAATCAACTCGAAAAAATTAAATTTGTTGCTACTTTTAAAGAGGAACCCGGTTCATGGGAAGTCCGCAAACTATTGAAGGCACGAATTCCCATTGATGAGCTGGAACACTTGCGCGACCGGCTAATTGCAAATGAGCGCGAATAGGAAATCACTCCATGCAACACTTATGTGACTTATGTCCTGATCGCCCCGGTTATCGATTACAGAAACTGGAGGTCTTTAACTGGGGAACTTTTGACAGTCAATCTGGAACTGTTTTTCGCTTTGAACCAAAAGGGCGAACGGCATTACTGGTTGGCCATAATGGTTCAGGAAAGTCCACTCTCGTAGATGCCTTACTGACTCTACTGGTAGACGGTAAGACACGAAACTACAACGTAGCAGCAGGAGCGAAAAAAACCGAGCGTACACCCAAAAGTTATATTAAAGGTGCCTTTGATCGAACAACCGATGAATCAAACTCAAATGTAGTAAAGTTTCTACGCCCACAAGGAAATCATCTGACGGCAATTTCTGCTGCATTTAGCGATGAACAATTGGGACGATCTTTCACATTGACACAAATACTGTATCTCAAAGCGGACGGAACTGATGATCGGGTTTATGCGATTGTCGATGAATCGCACGAATTGAAATCCGATCTACAAGGTCTGCAAAAATCTGATGCGGTTCGCGAGCATCTCAAACAACAAGGATACCAGACAACCAGAGCATATGCCGAATATCTGGGTTGGATCACCAAACGAACTCAGATGCGCAGCAAAGCCATTGATATGTTCAACCAGACGGTGGCAGTCAAGGATATCCAGAGCCTGAATGTATTCATTCGCAGACATATGCTGGAAGCTCAGAACTGGCATGATAAAGTACAAGGGCTGCTGAAGCACTTTAATGATCTGAGTATCGCACACAATGAGCTGGTTCGAGCTCAACAGGCACAGGAATTGTTACTTCCTGTTGAGCACATAGGCAAGAAATATCGTCAGAAAAATGAGGCATTAACTTTCTATCAGCATCAGCTGGATGCATCCGAGTCGTACTTCCCTCAGTTAAAAATCTATATCTTTGAGCCGGAACTGATGGTACAGAATCAAAATCTGAAAACACAGGAAACTGTGATTAAGAGATTAGATCAGGAATTGGAACAGACACGAGAAACGGTACGACAGACAAAAAATGAAATCGAACATGCGGGCGGTGAACGACTGCGACAAATCCCCGGATTGATTCGGAATGAACAAACAAAGTTAGATTTTAAACGTGAGGCATTCCAAAAATATCAGAACAATCTAAAAACTTGTGGCATCAATGACATCGTAGGCAACGCGAAACAGTTCCAACAGATTAACAAACAATTATGTGAAATATCCAAGTCAAATAGTGACAAACTAGTAGAGCTGAAAAACAGGCAAGAAACAACGCTTGGCCAAAAAGCGAGCATCGTAAGCCAACTGAGACAGGAACGTGCTGATCTGGATATGCTACAAAAACAACATAGTAACTTGCCTGCTCGTTTTTCTACGATTCGCAGTCAACTCTGCGCCGATCTGGGACTGGATGAAAGCCTATTTCCTTTTGCAGCGGAACTGATTTCAGTATTGCCTGATCAACAGAACTGGACCGCGTCCATCGAGACGGTTCTCCGTTCGTTTGCTCTCAGCTTGCTGGTTGCTGAACAGTTTTATCCGCGTGTGCGAGACTATGTCGAAGGAAATCGCATTGTTGATGCACACGGGACAGGTCAACGACTGGATTATTTGTGTGTTGGAAAAGTCACGGATTCAGCCGGTGGTGATCGAATTCATCCGCAGTCACTCTGCAATAAACTGCAATTTAAGCCGCGTCATAACCTTACCCCATGGCTACGAGCAGAAATTCAACAACGATTTAACTTTCACTGCTGTAATAGCATCGAAGAATTCAATGACGTTTCCAAATACGCCCTGACTGCACAACGCCATGTCAAATACGATTCAAAGCGACATCAAAAAGATGATCGAGAACGCACAACAAACCCACGTTTCTTCGTATTGGGATGGGATAACACTGATAAGCAGAGTCGTATACGACATCATATTCAAGAACTCGAATCCGAAATCAAAATTCTGACCGATGAAATCATTTCAATTAATGACCAGATAGAAGAAATTCAAAATACGTTTCGAGCCGCGGATGCAGCCCTGGATATAAGTGACTTCGACAAGATCGATATCAAACGTCACCAAGATGAAATCGTTACACTTGAAGCAGAAAAAAAGAATCTGGAAGAATCGAATAAAACCGTACAAACGCTGCAAAAACGGTTGAAACGGTCAGAATCAGAGGAGCAGACACTCAGTGCAAAACGTGATCTATGTTTCGAGGAACGTGCAAAATTGAAGAGTGATATTAGTCGCGTCACTAAACTGGTAGCATTGGCTCACACTCAGCTACAGTCACAGCAGACAGCCGGTAATTTTGACGTACATCACGAAATGTTTAAAACCATCGCTGAATCACTGGAAAAACCAGCTTTGTCGATTGAGAATTTTGAACAACGAATTCAAAGCTGGCGAACTTCGACACAGAAGCAGATAGACAAATTGAGAAGTCCTTTAGAAAAAATCAAAGAGGACCTGATTAGTGCCATGTCAAAATATCTGCGCGATTTTAAAGAAGCAGCAAATGACCTCGATGCCTCTCTGAAATCACTCGATAGCTTCCAGGGTTTACTGGATCAGCTTCGCCTGGAAGATCTGCCCCGTTATGAACGCCAATTCAAAAACCGGCTGAATGATCAAGTGAGCCAGGAAATCGCTCTGTTCAATACAGAACTCCGCACCGAACAAAAGTTGATCGAAGACAAAATCACTCAGCTTAATAACGCACTGAAGGATGTTGAATATTCACCTGGAACGTATATGCGATTAAAGCCTCATCCGGTAAATGACCGAGAAATCGAGGATTTTCGACGCTCGTTGCGTGAGTGTCTTGATGATTCTCTGGAACAGACTCCTGAGGCGAACGAAGCAAGGTTTGTGCGTATCAAAAATCTTGTCGAACGCTTGTCGGATAAAGAAAAAACGAATTGGAGAAAAAAAGTCATTGATGTTCGTAACTGGTACGACTTTGCTGCAGAAGAAATTGAGCTCCAATCAGGAATGACTCATAGTTGTTATGATGGAAGTTCAGGTCAATCTGGAGGAGAGAAAGCCAAACTCGCGTTTACCATTCTGGTAGCCGCTTTAGCTTATCAGTTTGACATTGATCCAACAGGTAATGTTCCCGGCCGATTTCAATTCGTGGTCGTTGATGAAATGTTCTCCAAGGTAGATGACCAAAACGCCGAGTACGCCTTGAAACTTTTCAACCAGTTTGGGCTGCAACTTTTGATTGTGGCTCCTCTGGATGCCAAAGCCCGTGTAACAGAACCGTTTGTTGACCGATATCTGCACGTGGTAAAAGATCCTGAGACAAATTGTTCAATTCTCCATAGTATGACAGCCCGCGAGTACGACGAAGTGGTACAGAAAGTCTCACACAACGCGAGACCAAAAGCGAATCAACAACAGATTATGAAATAGGAATCTTCATACCTCTGGTCTCACCAGTGCAGATTGTGAAGTAAACGATAAAAGCATGTCCATGTTCTTAATCATTGAATCATATCATTTAGACACGCCTACTTATCTTCTTAATTGAGACTAACTCAAATTATTGTGATCAATCAGTGCTCAAAGTGCTCCTAGATCATCAGAAACAGTATCGATCAGACTCATGCCAATAGTGAATTCCACACTTTTCTGAGATTCATTCTAATTTTCCTTGTCTAGTTTGTACTAGCACCGAAAACGTTGTACCGACACTACCAGCGTATTGTGAACACCACTTGGGGAATGTGCTTCTCGGAGATTATTGGTGAAAATCACTTGATATTAAGAGGGTAGAGATAATGAGTCAGCAGTCCTGAGATTTCTTTATACAACTCAGTGAAACGTTGAGTTGATTGACTTCACTCACCTCAAAAGCAATCGATTATTCATTCACCTTGCGAAGAAACTTGACGCCGTACTCCCAGAAATCAGCTTCTGGAAATTGCTTTTTGCGTACGATTTCCGAATGGAACCAAATGACTTTATCGTCTAAAACAGTAAGACCAACTAAAATATCTTTTCGATCGATATCACCGGCAAAGAGAAAAGAAACACCAGATTGCGAAATAGACAAGCCTTGCACATTGATTGCCTCTGTGTCACAAAGATCAAGGACAGGATTTTCTGTAGGCAACAATATACTTAAAGTACCTCGAAAGGTTTTTCGTGTATGCGACCGTTGGCTTGCAAATTGGATCAAATTCTTTTGTTCGATTT
The Gimesia aquarii DNA segment above includes these coding regions:
- a CDS encoding ATP-binding protein gives rise to the protein MQHLCDLCPDRPGYRLQKLEVFNWGTFDSQSGTVFRFEPKGRTALLVGHNGSGKSTLVDALLTLLVDGKTRNYNVAAGAKKTERTPKSYIKGAFDRTTDESNSNVVKFLRPQGNHLTAISAAFSDEQLGRSFTLTQILYLKADGTDDRVYAIVDESHELKSDLQGLQKSDAVREHLKQQGYQTTRAYAEYLGWITKRTQMRSKAIDMFNQTVAVKDIQSLNVFIRRHMLEAQNWHDKVQGLLKHFNDLSIAHNELVRAQQAQELLLPVEHIGKKYRQKNEALTFYQHQLDASESYFPQLKIYIFEPELMVQNQNLKTQETVIKRLDQELEQTRETVRQTKNEIEHAGGERLRQIPGLIRNEQTKLDFKREAFQKYQNNLKTCGINDIVGNAKQFQQINKQLCEISKSNSDKLVELKNRQETTLGQKASIVSQLRQERADLDMLQKQHSNLPARFSTIRSQLCADLGLDESLFPFAAELISVLPDQQNWTASIETVLRSFALSLLVAEQFYPRVRDYVEGNRIVDAHGTGQRLDYLCVGKVTDSAGGDRIHPQSLCNKLQFKPRHNLTPWLRAEIQQRFNFHCCNSIEEFNDVSKYALTAQRHVKYDSKRHQKDDRERTTNPRFFVLGWDNTDKQSRIRHHIQELESEIKILTDEIISINDQIEEIQNTFRAADAALDISDFDKIDIKRHQDEIVTLEAEKKNLEESNKTVQTLQKRLKRSESEEQTLSAKRDLCFEERAKLKSDISRVTKLVALAHTQLQSQQTAGNFDVHHEMFKTIAESLEKPALSIENFEQRIQSWRTSTQKQIDKLRSPLEKIKEDLISAMSKYLRDFKEAANDLDASLKSLDSFQGLLDQLRLEDLPRYERQFKNRLNDQVSQEIALFNTELRTEQKLIEDKITQLNNALKDVEYSPGTYMRLKPHPVNDREIEDFRRSLRECLDDSLEQTPEANEARFVRIKNLVERLSDKEKTNWRKKVIDVRNWYDFAAEEIELQSGMTHSCYDGSSGQSGGEKAKLAFTILVAALAYQFDIDPTGNVPGRFQFVVVDEMFSKVDDQNAEYALKLFNQFGLQLLIVAPLDAKARVTEPFVDRYLHVVKDPETNCSILHSMTAREYDEVVQKVSHNARPKANQQQIMK
- a CDS encoding DUF3375 family protein, with product MELDRLNTFFSTNPSAKLLRATHSAYVIHFLNQHFKVDGNLATPHSKIQQQLNHYLEQIHEREPEILRESADAYLTQWSTGETRWLRRYFDSQHAESVFQLTPHSEDVLKFLTEMMDRSLGFVGTESRLTRIIGTLSDIVVRGSADRERRLEHLRAERDRVENEIRSLESGDVVSTHSSTAIRERFADAISDLISLQGDFRAVEESFKSITRDVQKQQTEAMETRGQILGFALDAEDRLKEEDQGASFIAFVDLLLSQSQQDELEKIIIQLEEMVELESQTEGKDRVKRMISSLSLEAERVLNTTRRLNSTLRRLLDSKVSSSRLRLASVLREIQAAAVRQAEQPPELGINVFTELDLYHGLERPFWQPPVKFDAIEITHEEPDDKARFDAFRNLAEMQRLDWDTMRFNIASQVQFTERLPLSDLLETCPPVNGAIEMLGYIQIAHDEGHEVDENSVDVVCIDTEHGLQEFEIPRVFFLSETLRRRSGLRSSTI
- a CDS encoding PilZ domain-containing protein — its product is MQTLNPSIQDIKVATSKSQQQAVERIFSLLDKIEQKNLIQFASQRSHTRKTFRGTLSILLPTENPVLDLCDTEAINVQGLSISQSGVSFLFAGDIDRKDILVGLTVLDDKVIWFHSEIVRKKQFPEADFWEYGVKFLRKVNE
- a CDS encoding DUF4194 domain-containing protein, with the protein product MSDIPEFRERGIVAVNLLQGVIYEEQADLWSLLLSNESDLSEYFCEIGLTLIIDRTEGIAYLRQFGDEERTGGYERLPRLFKKTPLSYKPTLLCVLLREEYRKFEEEDLDNERCVIDVDSLFELWKSCFPANSDEVILRKQLITALNQLEKIKFVATFKEEPGSWEVRKLLKARIPIDELEHLRDRLIANERE
- a CDS encoding class I SAM-dependent methyltransferase; the protein is MIHPFLQGFFENPKQVASLVPSSSYLQNKLSSLPCFQTAQFVVELGPGTGGTTAALLRAIPRSSCLLCVEIVSDFVDQLRQISDKRLYVEEGSAFDLEILLKHYDFPPPDVIVSGVPFSNMTSAEGRKLIESIHSVLAPGGTFVTYQFRNRVCELAENYFGSPQSKSFVLWNIPPLGIYQWKKTPAIPSRKEAYNSQTTI